Proteins from one Phycisphaerae bacterium genomic window:
- a CDS encoding cation transporter, with amino-acid sequence MGRCCEDDSALEVLWERQRGTLRIVLGINALMFAVIVAAAVYSGSSALLADSLDNLGDALTYGLSLYVVSRSVAAKAKVAAFKGGLILLAACAVAVQIVHKVFVPTTPIFEVMGAFSLVALAANSVCLYLLWRHRREDVNMSSVWECSRNDIAANVSVFVAAGAVWATGSGWPDIVVAVGLVLLLARSGVRVIRSAARELGEAGE; translated from the coding sequence GAGAGGCAGCGAGGGACGCTGCGGATCGTGCTGGGGATCAACGCGTTGATGTTCGCGGTGATTGTGGCGGCTGCGGTATACAGCGGTTCGAGCGCGTTGCTGGCGGACAGTCTGGACAACCTGGGCGACGCTTTGACGTACGGTTTGAGTTTGTACGTGGTTTCGCGGAGCGTTGCGGCCAAGGCGAAGGTGGCGGCGTTCAAGGGCGGGCTCATTCTTTTGGCTGCTTGCGCCGTCGCGGTTCAGATCGTCCACAAGGTTTTCGTTCCGACCACCCCGATTTTTGAAGTGATGGGTGCGTTCAGCCTTGTGGCGTTGGCGGCGAATTCGGTGTGCCTGTACCTGTTGTGGCGGCACCGGCGTGAGGACGTGAACATGAGTTCGGTCTGGGAGTGTTCGCGGAACGACATTGCGGCCAACGTGTCGGTGTTCGTTGCGGCTGGGGCGGTTTGGGCGACCGGGTCGGGTTGGCCGGATATTGTGGTGGCGGTGGGTTTGGTTCTGCTGTTGGCGCGGTCGGGGGTTCGGGTTATCCGGTCGGCGGCGCGGGAGCTTGGCGAGGCGGGCGAATGA